The genomic DNA AGCTCGTCGTCGGTTTCGTCGTCCGGGGCCGGTGCatcctcctcgtcgtcgtctgccGCGGCAACGGGCGGTGGTGCTGGTAGCAGCCATAACTCCGCAGCTTGTGCATCGGCCGGCACTAGCtccggcggcggcggcagcagcagcagcagtagttccTCCAAGAAACCGATCCACGCCGAAGACTCGATCGTGCGCAAGCTGATGCTGGATTCGTGGAACCAGAGCATCTTCATGAACATTAAGCACCGGTTACAGGAGTCGGCGATGAAGCTGGTGCACGCGGAGCGGAACGGGGAAGCGTTTGATTCGCAGCTCGTGATCGGTGTGCGCGAAAGCTACGTCAATCTGTGCTCCAACACGGAGGATAAGCTGGAGATCTATAGGGAAAACTTTGAGGCGGCCTATCTGCATGCCACTTCTTCCTTTTACCGGCTCAAGGCAAGCGAGCAGCTGCAAACGAACGGTGTGAAAAGCTTCATGGAGTATGCGGATGCGAAGCTGCGCGAGGAGGAAGCCCGGGGCGAACGGTATCTCGAGCCGGGCAGCATCATTGCGCTCGGGCAGTGCTGCGTGACGGTGCTAATAGGTGACCATCTGCCCACGCTGCTGGCCGAGTGTGCCCCGCTGATCGAGGCACGGGAAACGCAGCGTTTGCAGCTAATGTTTCGCCTACTGGACCGGGTGGCCGGTGGTGTGGATCCGATGTTACGTGATCTGGAAAACCACATCGTACAGGCGGGGCTGGCCGACATGGTTGCGGCGGCCGATATCATTACGCAGGATTCGGAAAAGTACGTCGAACGGTTGCTGAAGCTGTTCCGTCGGTTTAGCGATCTGGTGAAGGAAGCGTTCAACGACGATCCGCGGTTTTTGACGGCCCGTGACAAAGCGTTCAAAACGGTCGTGAATGACATAACGCTGTTCAAGCTGGAGCTGCCCACCTCGAACACGGCGATGGCCCGCGGCATTAAGATATCGACGCCCGAGTCAAAGTGTCCCGAGCTGCTGGCTAACTACTGTGATATGCTGCTACGGCGGACACCGTTCAGTAAGCGGCTCACCACCGAAGAGATTGAATCTCGTCTCAAGGACGTACTGCTGGTGCTCAAGTATGTAAGCAATAAGGATGTCTTTATGCGGTACCATAAGGCTCACCTAACGCGCAGGTACGTATCTGGGGCACTGTGGTCTAAGGTGACGATTTTCCCATGATTTTCGAACCTAAATTTCGCTtatattgtttcatttttttatgttattctTAAAAGGCTGTTCCAGCAACATTCAGTCATTATTGGGGAAAATGTAGTGAAAAATTAAGCGATATTCTGTAAGACAATTATAGTAATGAAAATggtatttttcttccttgcttTTTCCTTCTACAGGCTCATCCTCGATTCTAGCGCCGACAGCGAAAAGGAGGAAGATATGGTAGAATGGTTACGGGAAGTCGGTATGCCAGCGGACTACGTGAATAAATTGGCTCGAATGTTTCAAGATATTAAGGTAAGCAAGCCATCGGCTAGTGTCGGCACGGGTGGAAACATTCTAAACTTTTTTCGCTCGCTTTCTACAGGTTAGTGAAGACTTGAATACTCAGTTCCGCTCGCAAACGACGCGCCACGATGCAATCAACATAAAGATTTTGAATGCCGGTGCCTGGGCACGCGGTTCCGAGCGCGTGTCGGTCAGCTTACCGCTCGAGCTTGAAGACTACATTCCGGAGGTTGAGGAGTTCTACAAGAAGAAACATTCGGGCCGCAAACTCCAGTGGTACCATCACATGAGCAATGGCACCATCACGTTCGCCAACAACACGGGCCGGTTCGATCTGGACGTGACCACATTCCAGATGGCGGTACTGTTCGCGTGGAACCAGCGCCCTAACGAGCGCGTTTCGTACGAAAATCTACGCCTCGCCACCGAACTGCCCGATCCGGAGCTGCGCCGTACGCTCTGGTCGTTGGTGGCGTTCCCGAAGCTAAAGCGCCAGCTGCTGGTGTACGAACCGGCCATAAGCAATCCGAAGGATTTCACCGAAAACACTCTGTTCTGGGTGAATCAGGAGTTTGCAATCATCAAAAACGGTAAGCCGCAGCGTCGAGGTAAGGTGAATCTCGTGGGCCGGTTGCAGCTCAGCACCGAACGGTCCCAGCAGGAGGACAATCAGTCGATAGTGCAGCTGCGAATATTGCGCACCCAGGAAGCAATTATCAAGATCATGAAGATGCGCAAACGGTTAAGCAACGCCGCGCTACAGGTAAGGTCGCAACCAACGGTGTGTACCTGGTGGGATCTGGGTGAATAAACTCATTTTTCGTCTTGTTTTCCCTAGGCTGAGCTGGTTGATATACTTAAAAACATGTTCCTGCCATCGAAGAAAATGATCAAGGAGCAGCTGGAATGGTTGATAGAGCATAAATACATGCGGAGAGATGACGACGATATAAATACCTTCATTTACATGGCGTAGAGGGTCTTCAAACTGGGGTGTTTGGTAGATAAGGCAGAGGGGAGCGAAGAATGGCAATGATGGCAGCAATTTCATTTAAGGACggatacatacacacatccaTACGTACAGGATCAAAGCTTATTCAACACAACACGGCCCCTTCACTACTGGGACTGATCGCGTTGCGCTGCAGCGACGCTTTTTACAAACGAAGACAATTTGTTGTTGATCTATTTCTTACCGAGGTGTACACTCTCACCCTACTGAGCGGAGGTGAGCAATGCGCACGCCGACCTCCGACCTGATGTGCGTGCTGAACGgatagtaataaaaaaaaaactagcatCGGGTTGTAATCATACGACAACGGTTCGCCTTTTATTGAATTAAACGGTGGTAATCCCCATCACCAACAACCCCTTTCCGCGTACCATACCGGGCATTTACAGGTAAAGGTTTGAGCTCGTTTTAAATTTCAGCTCGTAACGATCGGCACACGGTACGCCGAGCGCCTTTAACAACCGCAGTATCGGTTCCGAAGACACCGAATCCAGCATAACCGAGTCCAAATAGCAACCGTAAACGGCAGCGTCCTTCTTTCCGTTAAACTTCCGATAGCTAGCGACACCTGCCGCAACACCCGTGATTACGTTCGGTGCGTCAAGCAGACCGATGTCATCCGGCATGTTTCTGCCTGCGGTCAGTGTTTTGATGAAGCAAACCTTTTCCTGCTCGTGCTCGGTAAGTCCCTTGTACAGGACGGCCGGTTGAAGTGAAATGGTTGAAACGGTTTCCGCCGCATCCAACCAGCCGGACAACCGTTGTGTGACCCGACCGAACATATTCGGGTCCAGTTCTTCCGATACGCAAAGTAGCAGCTTTTCGGCGGGTAAGTGGAACACGCTTACGGTGCCGCATGATAGCTGACAAATCGGTTTGCACTGCCCATTTAGAAGCACTTTTCCGACGAAGCTGGCCACCTTTTGGCCCTCGATAATAACGAAATGGAACGGGTCTTGAAGCGTTCTTTGCATCTCCGCATCTCCGTTAGCTTCTTCCTGATCGCTGTACCAGATCCATTCCAAACTGAAAGGGTCGAAGGAGCGATGAGTTTCATTTCGAATGTGCTCCGTTACTAGCAGCAGGACGTAcctggaaggtgttgcttCCTCGTCGACCGCTTCCTCATCATAATCGTCCCAGAAGGCACGGGTCGATGGTTCCACTATTTCTCCAAAATTTAAACTCATGTTGTTGGGGGGACAAGAAGCCGCTTACTTTACACACAAACGCAAACGACCGGCAACGAGAATGACAAACAAAATCGCGAATGTCGACTTTTGTtgtgacagctgtcagatgCGATTGTTTACGTTTGTGTGCGTCCAATCACTTTTTCGCCAAGCAAGTGCAATTATGCACTTTGTTTTGAACGTGCAATCAGTGGATAGGGAGTAGATATTCGAATTGTTAACCCCGTTTGTTCAATTCTTTAACACAAAGAGGAGGTGAACTGCAACTCGTAGCGCGTTTGGATTTCCGTGCTTCCA from Anopheles stephensi strain Indian chromosome 2, UCI_ANSTEP_V1.0, whole genome shotgun sequence includes the following:
- the LOC118506897 gene encoding cullin-5; protein product: MMQRNSTFEDKWPSMRPVVLSLLKQERVTPSEWQELFFAVHLVCLWDDKGPLKIHESLQQDIVAYIKQAQCRVLAQREEQALLKAYIVEWRKFFTQSNYLPLPFAKLESCLQSKGSSSSSVSSSGAGASSSSSSAAATGGGAGSSHNSAACASAGTSSGGGGSSSSSSSSKKPIHAEDSIVRKLMLDSWNQSIFMNIKHRLQESAMKLVHAERNGEAFDSQLVIGVRESYVNLCSNTEDKLEIYRENFEAAYLHATSSFYRLKASEQLQTNGVKSFMEYADAKLREEEARGERYLEPGSIIALGQCCVTVLIGDHLPTLLAECAPLIEARETQRLQLMFRLLDRVAGGVDPMLRDLENHIVQAGLADMVAAADIITQDSEKYVERLLKLFRRFSDLVKEAFNDDPRFLTARDKAFKTVVNDITLFKLELPTSNTAMARGIKISTPESKCPELLANYCDMLLRRTPFSKRLTTEEIESRLKDVLLVLKYVSNKDVFMRYHKAHLTRRLILDSSADSEKEEDMVEWLREVGMPADYVNKLARMFQDIKVSEDLNTQFRSQTTRHDAINIKILNAGAWARGSERVSVSLPLELEDYIPEVEEFYKKKHSGRKLQWYHHMSNGTITFANNTGRFDLDVTTFQMAVLFAWNQRPNERVSYENLRLATELPDPELRRTLWSLVAFPKLKRQLLVYEPAISNPKDFTENTLFWVNQEFAIIKNGKPQRRGKVNLVGRLQLSTERSQQEDNQSIVQLRILRTQEAIIKIMKMRKRLSNAALQAELVDILKNMFLPSKKMIKEQLEWLIEHKYMRRDDDDINTFIYMA
- the LOC118506944 gene encoding uncharacterized protein LOC118506944, coding for MSLNFGEIVEPSTRAFWDDYDEEAVDEEATPSSLEWIWYSDQEEANGDAEMQRTLQDPFHFVIIEGQKVASFVGKVLLNGQCKPICQLSCGTVSVFHLPAEKLLLCVSEELDPNMFGRVTQRLSGWLDAAETVSTISLQPAVLYKGLTEHEQEKVCFIKTLTAGRNMPDDIGLLDAPNVITGVAAGVASYRKFNGKKDAAVYGCYLDSVMLDSVSSEPILRLLKALGVPCADRYELKFKTSSNLYL